GCTCGTCAGTCAGCAGTacattcaacaacaaagaagaagtaATGGTGGAGAGATAGAAGCGGTCGTCGGTCGAAAAGCTTGGCTTCACTTCACCAAAAAAGACTCATGACATTCACTCATCACAACAGCATGACGTGCAATTTATGCAGCACCGTAATTACATGCAAGGGCGGAAACACCACcaatgctacagtgatttgttttccactacagGGCTCTACTGTGCGAGCATTTTAAtgttactcgcatttgcgacttaaaatagttttgtgcaagcaaaataaatcattcagcacactgtgcgagtacagatttcaaccagcagcagaaacgaaaggcgaatcctgcctgttgtgggtcacagacacagacacggacaggaatacgtattcctgtcaaatacggcggccatagtgctccgcggcgcaagataaagGCTTACCGGCaaccgagaagcccggctccaataatttcctcttcttggtgtcatgactgcccaaaagtacctgaacagccgagtcgtggcggcacacaggtatgtgacgtgtcagagtagaaacgagccgttcacatttccacaaacctcaccgcactttagggactgttctttacttatgaagggacttgtcaggggaggagggtggctggttgatttttattttatttatttattttattttgatcccccctatgttaatcacttattgatgctgttttttaagtatgaataagtcaataagtaatttattcctttgaaatatcattgatgtattatagaaaagtgatttatctttttataaatgacaaaaggcacatctgcctcacttttgctgtggtattgtgatactactcagaaccgtgatactttcactggtatcgtaccgtgggtcccaattttggtaccgtgacaacactaacagATTCTGTAATGTTATTTGACgtagatgaaaacaaatgctgtacaaatattctttcatttgttccattttagATGATAGCAGTGGAccaatttcatattttgtttacttGCTTACTTAGCACTTATCTCTTGTTTAGAATAGAAACTCAATAAAATTTATGTTGTTGACACCAAAATCCTGTAAGGTCTACTTTTTCTACTCAGAaaattcacaggaggaatcgataaagaatcggatcgataagcagaatcgataatggcattgatatcaataaaatcctatcaattcccatcaCTATGACTTAGTatcccaaaataatgactttgtatAATGACTTTCTCAAAATACTGACTCATAATTTCCAGATTCTAAGTAAATATTtcgagaaagtttctcattaaaatgacttacaggtttttatttttcataacaTTGGTGGAAATTTTACTTATTCAGTACACTAACTACTACTACCGACTGCTCATGAATTGAATGAATAATTATAAGGCAAAATATAAATTCTGATCACCCTGTGGGGTTGTACTGTTCTAGACTGTTAAGACAGAAAGAAGCATCTTGCATTGCAGTGCATTTTAATGACGGATGGACTGTGTCCTGTAAAGCTGAACTCTGAGTAGAGTCTATTGACTAAATTCTTTTCTGTAGCCTAATGTCAAAGATTTGTGCGGACCTAAGATTATTTCAGCAGTGGGGTCTCTCTTGAGTCACTTGTTTTCATACCAAGCTTTGAGAAGTCTATTATATTGAACAGGTACAGATTATTCGCTGCTCTGTGAGCTGGTGTGCAGTAACTTGGTTTGATTGTTATGTTGTAAACCTCTGAACCCTTTGAAGTGGCCGCAACTAAGTAGAACTGAAGCAGAGGTAGCTGATTTTATATCATATGTACAttttatccaaaaggtcaaatttgctgtgacatcataatattctgtaaaaaaaacttttctggtcattacaaaacatcatatctcaagaacataaggagagacatttggtcagatactgaattgatgacactaatcctgggtgtccatcttaaaactgtgctgattgtatagatcatctgtgtctgagtgtctgtgaagcgtccatgttttcacagacatggatgtaaactgtaactgcaacttgcccagtgcacagaggcatacaactgccaggtttgttttgttttacacttttttttatatcaggCTCACAGGGAATAGACCCACATGCAGGACTCAGAGCCACATCAGGTAAGTGATAATCGAAGTCTTTAATCACAAAAACAGGTTCAGTACACAAGTAATCAGTCAGCGagacaaacaaatccaaaaaggGCAAGGCAATGGCAGAGTCAAAAAACAGTCTCAAACTAACAGGCACAGGGCGCACAGTGGCTCAGTAGGTAGAGTGGGCAGCCCACGTGTGAAGGCTGTGTCCTTGTGGCGGCAACCCTGGGTTCAAATTTGGCCTGAGTCAAACATGAACTGGCACAGGAGGAACAGAACACCAAGCTCATACACACGGGGAGAATAGgataatgagacacaggtgTGGCAATCAGACACAGctgcaaggcaaggcaaggcaaggcaaggcaaggcaattttatttatatagcaccattcatacacaaggcaattcaatgtgctttacaagagaaatacgttaagataaaacattaaaggaacaatagatcattaaaaacaaaagctaaaagcaagaaaaacagtgcagaaaatgcatttaaaaagcaagcataaagcaaaagcaacagcagacaaatataaaaacaatagctacagattatcctaacaacaagttacatatctagttcactgataagctgcagtaaatagtaatgttttaagccctgatttaaatgagttgacagtttcagctgacctcagatattctggaagtttgttccacaggcggggagcatagaaactaaaggctgcttcaccttgtttggttttgatcctgggaacactgagtaaacctgttccagatgatctgaggggtctggatgcttcataacgtacaagtatatcagagatgtatttaggcccgagaccatttagtgctttatagacaagtaacaagattttaaagtctatcctttgacacacaggaagccagtgcagtgacttaagcactggtgtaatgtgctccactctcttggtgttggtgaggactctggcagcagcgttctggacgagctgcagttgtctgattgattttttactcaggcctgtgaagaACACATTAGGGCAGGCCAGGTAATCACACAGGAAACTTGACAGGATGTGGGAGCCTGAAATCATATGAGACAGAgattaacaaaataaaccaacaggaaatggacaaaatgaagaataaacaaaaacatgacctGACACAGAAGCATCACATTTTATTAGATGCTCAAGAAACATAAACAATATATATTAGTGTACAAACATACACAAGACAAAAAGAATGATAATAGAAAATACATTAAAGGGGCTCTTTGCAAAATACAGACTACGTATGAGTTGTCCGGacacggttctcaacatggaggtggctgaggtggggtttctgtgaagtgttgtaaagtttagttgattagaaacacacattaaacatggcttaatagagacaatttcaaatacaagtacacaaaacagcttcactataactcgcaagattcacagacaaagcacttgtctttatctggacacattttccccacaaatacaacatgctaacgttattagcacaagcctatggcattttacattgtataaattagcctaacagCTAGCAACCTTCTCTGCTCATATGacaccagggacaacagcaacatttaacaaaggtaacgttacaaaattcggttccattacaactcacaaggttcgctgacaaaacaactgtcttattctaaacacgttttccaaacaaatataacatgctaatgttattagcacaaacctatggcattttacactgtataaattagcctggcaAATAGCAGAGATTTCTTCTACTCGCATGAAGCcaagataaatcacacacaagacttaaaatcctatttttgtggaggctttattgtcttcacacaTTATTGTTTCTtacctgtgaaataaaagtaaataaaagcttcgtttccattGAGAGAAATGGTTTCGGAGGTGCACGACAGTCTACGGTGTGAGTCCATAGATATGGCGTCCATTCAAGCAGAAACATAAATCCCGCTTAActgtgctaactccataaacagcactGAACAATAGCAACAGTGCTGTTGGTTAAAATAACGCTATTTACCAGGGGGGAACTGCAAGATGGGCGCTGCTTTTCCATAACACCATCGTCCCAATATCAACAGTAACCGTCATATGAGCGCAGTGCACCATACATGCATGTGTTCCTTTGGGTAACAACCCAGTAAGAAAAGCTCGGGCTCCATACTTAATATTACTGACAAAATCAGGAAGGTATTTTTGGTTGAACTTGTGTCCACTGATTTTATGCTACGTCTTTATGAAAGCAAAAATATGCTTATTTTCCTTGTGCTTAGGCTGTTCTGTGCATATCTCAACTGTCTGACTCTATGAGACAGAGTATGTTTTCCATGAAGTGACTGAAAGATCGAAAGAAAGAGGTCACTCCATGCTCAGCTCCCATCTATAGCCATCACCATGACCCTGCCAGTCTGCAGCCGGCCTGAGCACAGCTCCCCCTCCACCCTCATCCTGGTCGTGCTCCAGCACTTAACAAGGATTTAATGTCGCCCAATCATCTGTCAGGCAGATCAGATCAGCGCTGTAATACACAGCAGCAGGTCCCGCAGATGAGGCCACAACCCGATACAGAAGTCCTGAAAAACAACAGACGAAAAAGCAGCGTAATCCCACAATTACTGTAATAACTCCCTCGACTCCCGGCtgttctttctctcacacacaaagtgCTTTGGCAAATGAAAATCTGATGTTTACAAGTTGAGAGTGATGTGATGCGCGCTCTCTCTGGACATTTGTGTATGTTGCTAGATGGATCATTCACAAAATACCAACCGGTGGTTTCCAGCCCATTAACAATATGCTGGTGCTGCTGGCAGTGGATCTCAGGCTTACATGCTAAGCCTCTTCGCAAAGCTTCTATTCAGTAAATCTTGATAGGACGCTATGTTCAGAAATTCTCTGATACTGAAAAGACACTGCAGAAGGTTTCATTGTTTTCACTCCCAACAGTCACAGAATTGCAGCTGATAAATCTGCCCTATGATGAACCCAGGGTGTGTTTAGTCATTTGATATAAAACTCAGTTATATCAGTTTTGAGCCACATCTTGTGTCTCTTACTTTACAACGTCTGTCTGATCCTCCGTCTTTCACTTCGTTGTTGGTGTTAATGAGACAACAACAcgtctgtgtgtcttttgtcAAGATGCTCCCGGAAATTGTGGCTTGAATAACTTGTATTTATTTGACCTTTCCGGTAATACTCATGACTGAAGTGTTAAGATGATTCATCTGAGCGAGGGACAGTTTTGTGAATCAAAATAACCTGCCAAAAACTGCTTCCTAATACGTGATCTTTCGCAGCTGTTGAGTACAAGATTGAAGCAAATAGGATTTTGGAATAATTGATGCTTTCTTTATTAGCTCATGTTGTAATCTAGCATGTCTGTTAATCATCTGTTAGGTTggacaggcagcagcagaggttTGAATCAATTATTCATGTTGGCGCCTACACAAACCtccatttataaataaattcagTTCTTACAAGACATTAATTATTGAATGATTCATATACAAACTAAATCAGTTCTAATTTGAGCAGACGAAACCTTAAGATATTCTGCTCACTGTCATGTTAGACAAAGATAAGCAGATAAGTGGGAAATGTTTGACATCTTTGTTTGAAAATGCTTTGAAAGAGTTTATCAGAGCAGTGATCTGTTAATGTTGCAGTTCTAGGttagaagaaaatgaaaattccACCTCACAAACCATTAAACACCACCTCTGCAGGCCGTGATGTTTGATACTTTGATTCCCCACAAAATTCCCCTCGACATCCTCATGTTACACTCTGTGCTGAACATTGCCAGACAAATGTTGAGTCTGGAGAAAACCTTCACTGAGTTCACTGAGTTTATTTTGTTAGTATGGAAAGAAGTTACACTAAGGCCCTGTGTCCACCAGAGTGTTTCTCGTCAGGCGCTCCTCAGGAAATGCCCAGCTGGGAGTGTTTGAGAGCACTTTGGAGACGCAGCGCCTTTTCAGCTGAGATGCTTTGGTTGCATTGGGTTGCTGTGATACGTAATAGCTGCACAAGAAAAATGTTGCTACTCgctctggatgaagggaaggtTGAGGCACGTAGGGAGAGAGGATGGACATGTtggtctgtgtgggttcatgagaggaaacatatTAATAATTAGCCTTTAgtatattgacatagttttcctCCATTGTAGTTGAACATTTAGATgtgatggttggtctttgtggtatgtAACTCTTGGTGCTCagagacaaaatgtcaaacatacagAGCTCAGCACAGAATACACACTCAGAATAGATGCTGTCATTTGTAGCATAGGGAGGCCCCATtacaaagaatttaaaaaagtacACTGGACTTGGGGGTACCCACAaaagctcacctggtagagtgggcgccccatgtacaaaggctatgTTCTTGCGGCAGCGGCTGCAGGTTCATTTCCAActctggccctttgctgcatgtcatcccccctctttctcctcatTTCACACCAGACTTTCCTATCTAATAATGttttacaaaaactgttttttaatacAGCGTGAACAGAATAGATGTTTTTCCCGCAGAGTTAAAGCTGCCTTctaatgtcagaaaacagaaCACAGTGTCAAGGACTGTCCTCTCACTTCCTCTGtatttctttctccttctctctgacaTTTTTCTCTGATCAAGTCAGATTTAATGCACTGTTTTGACAATAATCATGGAGTTTTTATTATCCATACAGCTCCGCCCAGCCTGCATCAGCTCAGACACCACAAATTAATGTAAACACATCCAGAATGCAGTACATACATTTACTGAGTCTTTctgaatttatgtttttaatcataATTCCAGtgtaaaatcatgaataaactaTAATTAAATAGTCATCTCACCTCCTTTTACACATTTAGCAGATTTAGTTAGCagatttaaacataaaatgtaCCAATCATTACATCTGTACATCAGAATATTCGAGGATTCTGTATGAAATTAGACACTTAAATCTATTTCAAGTGTCTCCTTCCCTCCTATCTGCTGATTTTAAAAGGTAGAGGAAGAATATTTCTGTGCAACAAATTGAATTAGGCTTCTGATAAGTCACAGCATCCACGgccatatttttaatttatgttaGCGGCATTTATGATAATTTAACTAACActaaactctgcacagaggggctcccccaccccggggttCGAAcctcccaccctgggtttgaaccaggaaccctcttgctgtggggtgacaatgccaaccactgcaccaaCATCCTGCCCTGGTaaggtacagtggttagcattgtcgtctcacagcaagatggttcctggtttgaacccaagatgggggagcccttctgagcggcgtttgcatgttctctccgtgtcagcgtgggttttcttccCAATTTTTAACGTATCCGCTACTTAATTACGTGCAAATGTgacgtatccgtggtttgcagaaacatataatgcctttttttctggtgatgtGTAGTTGCAAACATTAGCCACCCTACTGGTCATATCACACCAACAAAGGCTGTAGCGAGAAAACCCATGAGTGCACTGAGTTAAGCAAAGGTGTGTCAATGTTCAATTTCAAAGCAGAAAAATGTTAGTTCTTCTCTTAAAACTTAAACCCGCTTTAAGTACAGCACTTTAATAAAAGTACCtctagttacattccaccactccAGCCCATGTCTTAATAAcgtcctgagaccctgtgtcctcatatgaggacatcacattttgggtttaattgaccttatacttcattccacttaacttagacctgtcgtcctcattcgtggacacttttttgtgccatctagtggtagtgagagcacaatacactaatccatgtagaAACAAGacggcagccatctctgcctactcagtctgcagccgatcccgactcAGAATAGAccaggtccaaaacctgatcacattttatggttgaaacttgtttaattacgattaataatgtttgtagtttgatatgccaacaaatttgaccaattttagcaacagtaacaagctcaTACGCTGTttattaggaagtactcgtttgaggactttgggactttattgttgtctcatttgaggatattaggacttaattatcgttgacaataattatttttttatagttaTCGGCTCCTGCTGATCCCatatagctaggagaaattaaaaatgcataccaaacaaaagttcagggcTCAGGGGGATATAAGAGAGATCTATTCATCTCCAGAAAATCTCATCTATAAATTCcgcaaagacattttttaattcatttttactttCATGTTGCACAATTCAATGCCCCTTTGGTGTAAACATAATCTGGGCAGCAGTAGCCCATCCTGACAGTGTGAGAGTGAGTCAAAACAGTAAATACCCACCACACCACAGTAAACACTCATGCTCCACTTGTGtgatccctcctcctcctcgtctttaTAAACCAGGGAAACCCCATCGCAGCATTAGAGACACTCTCAGATGGAGATTACTGACAGACTGCTGCAGACACACGGAGAAGAAGCTAGCTGTGAATGTCGCTCCGGGATTTGCCAACCAAATGTTTTTGCGATGCTCGagttaaagtttgtttttaatgcgGGATGCACGTCTTTGCATCTGAAGCCGGGATTATAGTTTAGTTTCATAGTTTCATGCGTTTTATCAGCCTCATTGAGGGTGCAGTAATTTATTGTTGAGTATACTTGCAGCAGAGCATATTTATACTTACTTTATTGTCTTTTTCGTAATTTTAGGACAGTTTATGCTCCCCTTATCTTAAGTGAGTCTCTGAGAAACAAATGGACATTTATGTATCTGAAGGATAGGAAGCTGTAAAAGCGACTTTTAAGGAAGAAACCGACTCGttcaactttgttttttggggggtgttTTCATCCTAATTTTATCGCTGCAACATGCTGTCCAGTGTGCGCCGGCACAGCCTCCGCCTGCAGACCGAGCTCCACCGGTGGAGCATCTGCGACCCGGGCAGCCACCTGCTCACAGACAGCCTCCTGGCCCGCGTCCCCGCCTGCATATCTCGCTCCAAGTCCTGCACCAGCTCCACCGGGGAGTCGGACGTGAGCCGCGGGAGCTGGTCGTCCTCAGACTCGGTCATCTCCACCGACTCGGCCGGAGAGCCGTTAGAACCCGGGGGCCCCTATCGGGTGGTGCTTTTAGGGGCCAGCGGGGTCGGCAAGACGGCTTTTGCCAGCATCTTCGCAGGGGCAGCGGACAGCATGGACAGCGATGACTGTGAGCTGTGTGGAGGTGAGGAAAAGATGCTGAAATATATTGTGTTGTGATTATTGACAAACAGATCTGTCTTAGttttataatacattttaaaaggaaaCGAACTAAAGCAAACTAAAGCCCTATATAGAAATTTCAAACCTGCACATtataaaatacagagaaaataaTATGTGAAAAGGCCATTGTAATGTTTATTAAGCAACATGCacttgttaattttttttataataatatcATAATGCTGCAGTTATTTTGATGGTATGATTATGTCCAACACATTTCTGTCAACAAAATGACTATAAGTCCATGATTTTCCCAATCATTTCAGATGAAGTGTGTGAAAAGGAAATTGAAGTGGACGGAGAGCCTGCAACCATAACTCTTCTCGACACATGGGATGCAGAGGTGAGGTGGAAAAACAGCTGCATTGCCTTGTGTGAATCTGAGGAGGGCACACTGTACATGCCACACTGTGAATCCTTCATCTAACGGTGCATGTTTGTCTTTGCAGACTGATAACGAATGGGCTCGGGAGCACTACATGCAGACAGGTGATGCCTACCTGTTGCTGTACTCTGTGACCGACAGGGCCTCTTTCCTGCGAGCCTCCGAGCTCCGGATCACCCTTCGCCGCTTCCGGCCTGCCCAGCACACACCGATCATCCTGGTGGGGAACAAATGTGACCTGGTGCGACGCAGAGAGGTGTCAGTCAGCGGTGAGGAGACCAAATCcctgtctgtttgtgttcactgtgaggtttttttttctatgtgcAAGTACTgatcactgacttcctgtttcagaGGGTCGTGcatgtgctgctgtgtttgacTGCAAGTTCATCGAAACCTCAGCCGCCATGCAGCACAACATCTGGGAGGCTTTCCACGGCATAGTGCGACAGCTGCGTCTACGCAGAGACTCCAAGGAAGCCAACAAGCGTCGCAGGCACATAAGCTGTAGTGCACGCCGAGAAAGCCTCCCTATGAAGGCCAAACGCTTCCTGGACAAGGTGGTGGCAAAGAACAATCCCAGTGTGGCATTCTGGCTGAAATCAAAGTCCTGTCATGATCTCTCTGTGCTGTAGGAGCCTGACAGACTCCTGTTTTTTAACCCTGCAACAAACCTTTGAGCAGGTGAACTGGAGATCAGAGCATTTGAACATGGGCTGGAGGGAAGCCTCGTTCTGAAGGGCTAAACGGTTCAAGCCTCAgtactgtgttcacactgagccAGCATGGTGCACATGAGAGGTGTTTGCAATGTTTCTGCACCGCCATCCATGTGTTGCAGTCTAAAGCAGACAGAGTGGACTGAGCTCAGTTTGTCAGCCTCTGTAATGGACTGGACAATCTGCAAATGAAGCATCTTGTGTCATAAATGTTGGAAGTTAGTGATCAGTGTCATAAATGTTGGAAGTTAGTGATCAGCTGATGGAAACTGAGAGAAGGACGTTTTTTGTGTTACATTAATATTAGCCTCTTCTCTCCTGTCTCCTCACTTTCCTTGTCCTTTTGCCAAATGTGTGGTCTGTCAATTCCCCAAGTGCTAACATTACCAGTTGTAAGCTGTTGATGATGAATTATGATGATTTGCAATGATCATTTTGTTGTtactttaaatttatttataacttgttgtgttttgcacttactgtaaataaaaaacagattgATATAATGTATTGTATTTTGCTACTTGTATGTTTCAGTGTTGCTTATTGAAATAAAGTGACATCATCCAGTTTTGAGATTAAAAAATTGTGGCTTTTGTCTGTCACATGGGAGTAGGTTTGGTCTCTGCATGACAGGGGACACATGGGGAGGTTAATTtactgcattctggtgattttttttatgcaccattttgtgccttttctgcatcaatttatggtgtacaTGCCTTTATTTTGGGCAGCACCGTggtgcagtttttagcactgtcatctcacaacaagagggttcctggttcaaacccaccGGCCGGTTGGGGCccttctgtgtcagtgtgggttctcCAGCTTCTTCCACAGCCCAAAGACGTGCaagttaggttaactggtgactttaaattgcccGTAGATGTAATTgcgtgagtgtgaatggttgtctgtctctatgtgtcagccctgtgatagtcagGGACCTGTCCAGGGTATACCACGCCTCCAGACTCCaaagtcagctgggataggctccagccccctgtgaTCCTAAATAGGACAAGCAGTTATGGATAATGACTGTATGAATCTCTGTGATTTTGTCGAAGTAaatcctctgctactttcatgtttttattgtaggAGGGTTGGCTAATGCACATGTCCTACATCGtgagggggacgtgtcccctcCACCCCCGCCACCCTGAAATTTCCACCTATGGTCTGTCATCTCAACCTTACCGATGAGAAAATACGATGGGTGACTCAGCTTTGACACAAAAGGGACACACTTACACAACTGAGCTGACAAAAGATGAGTCAGGTGACATTAAAGCTGAACTTTCagaaacaaaattagtccccctgtatgtgtgtgtgagtgtgtgtgtgcgagagagagagacagatgatTGAGTGCAGTGATCTGACTGCTCAGGGACTGATCAGAGATTTGGGTCACAGTGTGACACCAAACATCCTGCTCAGACACCGCCTGCTCAGATCCCAAACTCCGTTTTGTCAGAAAAGCAGTAGATGTGTTGCCAAGGTAACATTCAGAGGAACCCGGGAAGTGCGTGTATGTGCTTGTATGTTCGGTCCAGGGAGCGTCAGGCAGATGGTGTTGGTGCAAGTTGGCCCAGAATATCTATCACAAGGCAGACCCATGCTTTACATAACAGAGTCACCTCCATCTGAATTATTGGCTTCATCCGCTGAACCATCAACACGGCAGTCACAGGTTCTGGTTAAATAACAGTGCTGTGAAATGGTGACTCACTTCACAGCCTGCTTTTCTACAATTGCGGATTCACACAAATCTCTACCTTGTTGCTGAGCAGCTTTCTGCAGCGTGTAAAGCTCAGGGTGTGCATTGGGATGTTTTGGAGACAGTCACAGCTATATGTGAGGTTGGGTCATAGATAAGGCATAAATCAATGAGGAGCTTTGAGGCATTTCTCTTGAGCATTCATTTATACACGTTTATAAAGGTGGAAAAGTTCAGCGAGAGTCAAGGCCATgagctggaatcaaacctgctATTTAACAGTTTTATAGTAGGTGCCTTGACCCGCTGAATAACACCAGATGACCCCGTGGGTTTGCATTCTTATGATGCATTGCATTGTTAGTGTAATCTGTTGGTCCTATTGTCTACACACAACTCCTTATCAGGCACTGCTAGCAATGGAAAATCTGACAGGAAATGGTGCAGAGGTCAAAGTCTGAGGGGAAATTAGAAACTCTAACGCTGAACAGCAGATTCCTAAAGAAATTTCCCCcattatttattacttttgcttcagtttttctctttttgttcaCAAAACAACACACCTGCAGACTAAAAAGTACTATTGTGAGTAACGTTAGGCAACTTAAACCCACCAACAGGACTCTGTGACCCTCTATAATCTATAACCATTATATCAAATCAGTGGCTAATACTAAGTGCTAATGGATTTGTCTTTCACAGTATTGTATGTATCATTGTTATGTTCTTCCTGTCTCCTTCTTGCTCCTCAGCTACGCCCCCATTGGCTAACTCCACATGAGGGCAGGGTGATTAGACAATCATTAGATCCAATAAAACATTGCTGGTTAACACCTGGTTAACGTTTGACCAGACAGGATGGGGCTGCTCAGATCACTCTGAGGTCTGAGGTCTGAGGTCTGAGGAGTGACTCGTTCGATCTCTCCGCCAAGGTAAGTCTCCTCGCTCTTCTGTCTCCCAGCTTTGGGCATGTTGAGTATTTGGAGTAGATTTTGGGGTGTGAGTAGGACACTTAACTGGACTGCTTCTGTTGCTTTTTAACAGGCTGAGTTTGATGTGTCGGATGCTT
This DNA window, taken from Epinephelus moara isolate mb chromosome 6, YSFRI_EMoa_1.0, whole genome shotgun sequence, encodes the following:
- the gem gene encoding GTP-binding protein GEM, giving the protein MLSSVRRHSLRLQTELHRWSICDPGSHLLTDSLLARVPACISRSKSCTSSTGESDVSRGSWSSSDSVISTDSAGEPLEPGGPYRVVLLGASGVGKTAFASIFAGAADSMDSDDCELCGDEVCEKEIEVDGEPATITLLDTWDAETDNEWAREHYMQTGDAYLLLYSVTDRASFLRASELRITLRRFRPAQHTPIILVGNKCDLVRRREVSVSEGRACAAVFDCKFIETSAAMQHNIWEAFHGIVRQLRLRRDSKEANKRRRHISCSARRESLPMKAKRFLDKVVAKNNPSVAFWLKSKSCHDLSVL